DNA sequence from the Pedobacter sp. W3I1 genome:
CGAATAAATCGATTAATAAAGACGCGATTATTAATCAAAGCAAAGGGAACCAACGGAGGTAAAGAGGTTGGTTCATTTGTTGAGTAGTCATTAGTTCATTGGTTCAATAGTTGATTAGTTCGTGCGGAGTCGTCATTCCCAGAGGTTAGCTTTTTAACAAAAAACAAAGGAGTTGGGTGACAGGTAAGATAAATCGTCATCGACCGCAGTGGAGAGATCTTTTAACATAGTCCAAAGATCTCTCCACTCCGCATTTGCTTCGGTCGAGATGACGCCAATTTAGAATCTGTCATTGGTACGCAGGTGGGAATCTTAATGCCATTGCATTCTGGTCTCTTTTAATCGTTATAATCATGTTATATAGATCCTGACCACGAAGTAGCTATTAGACCATTGAAAACAATAAACAACTAATAAAACAAGTTCAGGAGGACGATCTCGGGAGAATTTATAGATTCAAGACCTGGAAGTCAAGACTCCAGACTAATTAATTTCTCATTCGCACTTTCATTCTGAACGCAGTGAAGAATCTCCTACCTATAATACACAGAACCACAAATCACAACATCGAAACGGTAAATTTATAATCGGCGCCACGCTTACAGATCCTGATCCTCAGATGTCTGATAGGGTGACGAACCGCAGGAGAAATTAACCGAATCAAGACTTAAATGATCTTATATGTCTTATATGGTAAAACCAAATCCGTTGCTATGGAGTTAACGATAAAGATCCTGAACCAAGTTCAGGAGGACGAGCCGAGGAGAAATTAACCGAATCAAGACTTAAATGATTTTATATGGTAAAAACTCAGTGATGGCTATGGAATTACTAAGATCCTGAAACAAGTTCAGGATGACGAATCTCAGTATACGCATAAAAAAAACCAACAATCGAACATCTGTTCAACTGTTGGTCTTGTATAAGTTTTCAATTAGTAATTTCAGTTCGCACAATCCAAACTGTTAACTGCAAACTGTTAACTGCCAACTGAATTATCCTTTCATAATCGAATGGCCCATTTTATCTCTTTTGGTCGTTAAATAACGTTCGTTATGTACATTACTTGCAATTTCGATCGGGATGTTTTCTACCACTTCTAAGCCATAACCAATTAAGCCTGCTCTCTTGGTTGGGTTATTACTCATTAAACGCATTTTACTCACCCCTTCCGATCGCAGGATCTGCGCACCTACACCATAATCGCGTTCATCGCCTTTAAAGCCTAATTTAATATTCGCTTCTACCGTATCGAAACCGGCATCCTGTAAGTTATACGAACGTAATTTATTGATCAGCCCGATACCTCTACCCTCCTGGTTCATGTATACCACAATGCCTTTACCTTCTTTTTCAATCATTTCTAATGCTTTGTGCAACTGCGGACCACAATCGCAACGGCATGAACCGAAGATATCGCCTGTTACACAAGAGCTGTGTACACGTGCTAAAATAGGTTCGTTGGCATTCCATTCGCCTTTAGAAATAGCTAAATGTGTGGCATTGTTATCTAACTGCGTATAGGCTGTCATTTTAAAATCGCCCCAAGCCGTAGGTAAATCGATGCTAACCTCTTGTTTAATCAAACTATCCATGGTTAAACGGTAGGCGATTAAATCTTCTATTGATATAATTTTTAACTGGTGCTGCTCGGCAATTTTAAATAAATCAGGAAGTCTGGCCATTTCGCCATCTTCTTTTAAAATCTCTACCAATAAACCTGCAGGTTTCATGCCGGCTAAACGCGCTAAATCTACCGCAGCTTCTGTATGAC
Encoded proteins:
- a CDS encoding bifunctional 3,4-dihydroxy-2-butanone-4-phosphate synthase/GTP cyclohydrolase II codes for the protein MQTKLNTIEEAIADIKAGKVIIVVDDENRENEGDFLTAAENATPEIINFMATYGRGLICAPLTEERCKELNLNLMVGKNTAAYETNFTVSVDLVGHGCTTGISASDRSKTMLALVNPKTDPEELGRPGHIFPLIAKDGGVIRRAGHTEAAVDLARLAGMKPAGLLVEILKEDGEMARLPDLFKIAEQHQLKIISIEDLIAYRLTMDSLIKQEVSIDLPTAWGDFKMTAYTQLDNNATHLAISKGEWNANEPILARVHSSCVTGDIFGSCRCDCGPQLHKALEMIEKEGKGIVVYMNQEGRGIGLINKLRSYNLQDAGFDTVEANIKLGFKGDERDYGVGAQILRSEGVSKMRLMSNNPTKRAGLIGYGLEVVENIPIEIASNVHNERYLTTKRDKMGHSIMKG